The following proteins come from a genomic window of Deinococcus aerius:
- a CDS encoding SDR family oxidoreductase: MTAQPFARSELPILVAGATGAIGREVVRALLERGAPVRVFVRSPGKVAALPESVERVSGTLEDPQAVARALRGVRAAFFVSPHDEAEERMAGNFVRACEREGVRLVFAGVHADGASRVSRLLQRTLYRLLFPHYSPKMRIAERVRTSRTNPVLLIPGNYYQNDELCLEQIRSGHYPLPLRLISRVDTRDVGDAAARALLDPGVPSGAYALVGPESLGGEATAANWAAALGRPVRYAPDLDLTDRLLEEAYGGRKALDFQKTYRLLARFAMRTNEAQVRQTAWLLGRAPRTHAEYTRDVAAGWKDVTVPVLRRPEVGHLAL; this comes from the coding sequence ATGACGGCACAACCATTCGCCAGGTCGGAACTTCCCATCCTCGTCGCGGGCGCCACCGGGGCCATCGGCCGGGAGGTCGTGCGGGCCCTGCTGGAACGGGGGGCACCCGTCCGGGTCTTCGTCCGCTCGCCCGGAAAGGTGGCCGCCCTCCCGGAGAGCGTGGAGCGGGTGAGCGGCACCCTGGAGGACCCCCAGGCCGTCGCGCGGGCGCTGCGCGGGGTCCGGGCCGCCTTCTTCGTCTCGCCGCACGACGAGGCCGAGGAGAGGATGGCGGGGAACTTCGTGCGCGCGTGCGAGCGGGAGGGCGTGCGGCTGGTGTTCGCGGGCGTTCACGCGGACGGCGCCAGCCGCGTGTCCCGCCTGCTCCAGCGGACGCTGTACCGCCTGCTCTTCCCCCACTACAGCCCCAAGATGCGGATCGCCGAGCGCGTCCGCACCTCACGCACGAATCCGGTGCTGCTGATTCCCGGCAACTACTACCAGAACGACGAGCTTTGCCTGGAGCAGATCCGGTCGGGCCACTACCCGCTCCCGCTGCGGCTGATCTCGCGGGTGGACACGCGGGACGTGGGCGACGCGGCGGCGCGGGCGCTCCTGGACCCGGGCGTGCCCTCCGGGGCGTACGCGCTCGTGGGCCCGGAGTCCCTCGGCGGCGAGGCGACGGCGGCGAACTGGGCGGCGGCGTTGGGCCGGCCCGTCCGCTACGCGCCGGACCTCGACCTCACGGACCGCCTGCTGGAGGAGGCCTACGGTGGCCGCAAGGCGCTCGACTTCCAGAAGACCTACCGGCTGCTGGCACGGTTCGCCATGCGGACGAACGAGGCCCAGGTGCGGCAGACGGCGTGGCTGCTGGGCCGGGCCCCCCGCACCCACGCCGAGTACACCCGCGACGTGGCCGCCGGGTGGAAGGACGTGACCGTGCCCGTTCTCCGGCGGCCCGAGGTGGGGCATCTGGCCCTGTGA
- a CDS encoding AAA family ATPase: MSHVPLTWRLTLLGEPGLRAPDGRARRCEGKMLAVLAYLGLEGQVPRTHLAGLLWPETVEASARNNLVHLLRRMRGQLGADLVVAGDMLALAPGVTVDVRDAPGSGELLEGVAWPELPELTDWLLAQRERLNGERAGAWRAEAARLEEQGRWAQALDVVRRLRELDPTSEDALRREMRLHYLLGDVERARAVYERGAEDLRRAFGTPPLPETQALARDIGRGAALPARPAAQATPTPRVGRLPLVGREEAWARMEAAWAAGKGIVLTGEPGVGKTRLALDFLEAHGGGMRFRGCLGDGGLPYATHARTYRQVLAAYPDLELPGWVREELARILPQLGPAPAPITDEAQKTRFWQAKTEALRAAIDQGLRRMVFDDTQFMDGASIEAGAFVFAHLGWGDPGAPYRTIHCFRKGELTPHQQGVLGAMVGAGLVALVELEPLDGQAVEELVAGLNLPPGAHLASDLARFTGGNPLLLLETARSLHETGARGGLAPAAARIRRRRDRLAPVPALADRAARRPGRRSSGQRLRPRPRGAGSRGAAAGDRRRLGGTGGGADRARLGVRTRPDRRGGAGRAAGGGAPTAAPLGRADPRRAPRPARPRRPALARGRRPARGRAVVCPRRRGGARRLPVRGGRRVRPRSRRGL; encoded by the coding sequence ATGTCACACGTTCCCCTCACATGGCGGCTCACGCTGCTGGGCGAACCCGGGCTGCGTGCCCCGGACGGGAGGGCCCGGCGCTGCGAGGGCAAGATGCTGGCGGTCCTCGCCTACCTCGGGCTGGAGGGCCAGGTGCCCAGGACCCACCTCGCGGGGTTGCTGTGGCCCGAGACGGTGGAGGCGAGCGCGCGCAACAACCTCGTCCACCTGCTGCGCCGGATGCGGGGGCAGCTCGGGGCCGACCTCGTGGTCGCGGGCGACATGCTCGCCCTGGCACCGGGGGTCACCGTGGACGTGCGGGACGCGCCGGGCTCCGGGGAGCTGCTGGAGGGCGTCGCCTGGCCGGAGTTGCCCGAGCTGACCGACTGGCTGCTGGCCCAGCGCGAGCGGCTGAACGGCGAGCGCGCGGGCGCCTGGCGCGCCGAGGCCGCCCGGCTGGAGGAGCAGGGCCGCTGGGCCCAGGCCCTGGACGTGGTACGCCGCCTGCGCGAACTCGACCCCACCTCCGAGGACGCGCTGCGGCGCGAGATGCGGCTGCACTACCTGCTGGGCGACGTGGAGCGGGCGCGCGCCGTGTACGAGCGGGGGGCCGAGGACCTGCGCCGGGCGTTCGGGACCCCGCCGCTGCCCGAGACGCAGGCCCTGGCGCGGGACATCGGGCGCGGGGCGGCGCTGCCCGCCCGGCCCGCGGCACAGGCCACGCCCACGCCGCGGGTGGGGCGCCTCCCGCTCGTGGGACGCGAGGAGGCCTGGGCGCGGATGGAGGCGGCGTGGGCGGCGGGCAAGGGGATCGTCCTCACCGGCGAGCCGGGGGTGGGCAAGACGCGGCTGGCCCTCGACTTCCTGGAGGCGCACGGGGGCGGGATGCGCTTCCGCGGCTGCCTGGGCGACGGGGGGCTGCCCTACGCCACCCACGCCCGCACCTACCGCCAGGTTCTCGCAGCCTACCCGGACCTGGAGCTGCCCGGCTGGGTGCGGGAGGAACTCGCCCGCATCCTCCCGCAGCTCGGGCCTGCCCCCGCCCCCATCACGGATGAGGCGCAGAAGACGCGCTTCTGGCAGGCGAAGACCGAGGCCCTGCGGGCCGCCATCGATCAGGGGCTGCGCCGCATGGTCTTCGACGACACGCAGTTCATGGACGGGGCGAGCATCGAGGCGGGCGCGTTCGTGTTCGCGCACCTGGGCTGGGGTGACCCGGGCGCGCCCTACCGCACCATCCACTGCTTCCGCAAGGGGGAACTGACCCCCCACCAGCAGGGCGTGCTGGGAGCGATGGTCGGGGCGGGGCTCGTCGCCCTCGTGGAGCTGGAGCCGCTGGACGGGCAGGCGGTCGAGGAACTCGTCGCGGGGCTCAACCTGCCCCCCGGCGCCCACCTGGCCTCCGACCTGGCCCGCTTCACCGGGGGGAATCCCCTGCTGCTGCTGGAGACGGCGCGCAGCCTGCACGAGACGGGCGCCCGGGGGGGCCTCGCGCCTGCCGCTGCCCGAATCCGCAGGCGGCGTGATCGCCTCGCGCCTGTCCCGGCTCTCGCCGACCGCGCTGCACGCCGCCCGGGCCGCCGCAGTTCTGGACAGCGACTTCGACCTCGACCTCGTGGCGCAGGTTCTCGGGGCGCCGCTGCTGGAGACCGCCGCCGCCTGGGAGGAACTGGAGGCGGCGCAGATCGTGCGCGGCTCGGCGTTCGAACACGACCTGATCGCCGAGGCGGTGCGGGCCGGGCTGCCGGGGGCGGTGCGCCGACTGCTGCACCGCTCGGCCGCGCGGACCCTCGCCGCGCACCGCGCCCCGCCCGCCCGCGTCGCCCGGCACTGGCGCGAGGGCGGCGACCCGCGCGAGGCCGCGCCGTGGTTTGTCCGCGCCGCCGGGGAGGCGCGCGCCGCCTTCCGGTTCGGGGAGGCCGCCGCGTACGACCTCGAAGCCGCCGAGGCCTTTGA